The sequence ACTCGAAAGCAAGTTGGTCGAGAAAAGCCAGATCATAGAGGGACCATGCGAGACCGAAGTCTGTCTGCAACCCCTCTTCAGGTCGTAGCGACGGGTTGCCCGTGATGGAGCCGCGCTGACCGAAAAGCTCGATAAAGCTGGGGACTCGCCCGTAGTGACCGATATTGGCGCGGGCATCGAGACCGGGCAGAATTTGGAAGGCAACCCCGAGTTGGGGGGTGAAGAGGTTGAAAGTATCCGCGTCCGAGGGCTGGCTATAAGGGCCGAAGCCGGGCACGCTTCCGGCAAAGAAATTGCGGATAAATTCGTATCGCAATTGTACATCGAGAAGCAGGCGGTCCGAAAAGAATCCGAGAGTATCTCCAATCGCCAGGTTCATATGCAGGCGGCTTTGCCGATCATCACTGGCGTCGGGCTGAAGCTTGTTGTCGGGAGAAAAAGTTTCTCCGCTCAAGTCCACGCGGGCACCCAAATCATGGATATCCACGCGTCGTGTCGCGAAGAACTGGAGCCCCGAGGAAAGCGTTTGATTGTCCGTCTCAAGACGACTGCCGGCAACCTCGCCGAATGGATCCGAGAGCCCTTCTTTTTCGTAGACGAAATATCCGGTGGTGCGTAGATCGAATCCGCTTCCTGCGAGATCGGGTGCATCCAGACGGAGATAGTTCAGGCTTCGGAGGTCTTTGAGACGAACGGAGTCCGATTGGTGCGAGCCAATACCCGGCACGCCCTGCTCGTTGAAAAAGAACTCGCTGAGAAGGCTCAACTGGCCGATGGAGAGGCCATCGTAGGTCGCTTTGAGAAGAAGATCGCCAGAGTTGAAATCATTGTTTTTTCGGCGCGTCGTCTCGTCATCAAATGGGTTCAGGGGCGTCCCGTTATTATCGGGGAAAGGGAAATCACCCTCGGATCCAAGATAGGATCCGGTGATGAGTGCTCCCCAATCGCCGAAGCTCCCTGAGGCTGTCGCATTCGCTTTTCGGGTGCCGAAAGAACCTCCTCCGACCAGAGTCGAGAACGTCGATTTCTTGCCCGGTTCCCGGGTGAGCAAGTTTACGGTTCCACCAAGGGAGGCTGCACTGAAGGCCAGTGGTGTCGTACCGCGAAATACCTCGATCGCTTCGAGTGGGTCCAGCGGTAGATCGGCGAGGTTTACGGTTTCGCTACGGGCCCGGGTGAGGGGGATGCCATCCATGTAGATTCGCACCTGGCTTGGGGAGGATCCGCGAATGGAAACGGTCGAGAAGTCCCCCAGGCCGCCGTAGCGACGAACCTGAACGCCGACGGCATCTTCAAGGACGTCGGCGAGCGTTTTCATTTCCTCGACTTCAGTGGTGATTTCGATGATCGAGGCAAAGGCCGTGAGGTCAGGCAATCGGATCATGCGAGGTCCCGTGACCTCGATCGTTTCTATGTTTTCCTCGATCGATTCGCGTCGGCTGGCGCTATCCTGCGGGTCCACAGCGCCTGCGAGGGCGGGGAGGGCCAACAAAAGGATAGTGGATGCAAGGAAACCTCTCACGGACTGCCCGATCTACCAAGGGACTCCCGCAGTCGCAAAATCGAGAATGATCTTGCGGTGATTTCTCGCTAAACCACATCCATGGCTGACGAGATTGTGATCCGAGGGGCGCGCGAGCATAATCTCGCCGGCGTCGATTTGACGATACCGCGCAACCAACTCGTGGTCGTCACAGGGCTTTCGGGCTCGGGGAAGTCCTCGCTCGCTTTCGATACGATTTACGCGGAGGGGCAGCGCCGTTACGTCGAATCATTATCGGCCTATGCTCGGCAGTTTCTCGAGCAGATGCAGAAACCGGATGTCGACTCGATCGACGGCCTTTCGCCGGCGATTTCGATCGAGCAAAAGACAACTTCTCGTAACCCGCGTTCGACGGTGGGCACGGTCACCGAGATCTATGATTATTTGCGCCTGCTTTTTGCGAGGGTGGGCGTGCCGCATTGCTATGAATGCGAGAAACCGATCGCGTCGCAGACCGTCCAGCAAATCGTCGATCGTGTCCTCGACTGGGAGCCCGGAAGTCGGATTCATATTCTCGCGCCATTGGTACGTGATCGAAAAGGAGAATATCGAAAAGAACTTGCGGATCTTCAAAAGGCAGGATTTGCGCGAGTGCGTGTTGATGGTGAGATGCGCGAACTGGCCGAAGAAATTGTTCTCAAGAAGACGCACAAGCATACAATCGATGTGGTCGTGGACCGGCTTGTCGTCAAGAAGGGAATTGCGCAGCGCCTCGCCGATTCTCTGGAAACCGCATTGGGCTACGGTGGTGATGTTGTCACAGTCGAGCAGCAGGTTGAGAAAAACGGCCCGGTAGAAGAACACGTTTTTTCGCAGAAGCTCGCTTGTCCCGATTGCGGCATCTCCTATCCGGAGATCGAGCCGAGGACGTTCTCGTTCAACAGCCCGCACGGGGCTTGCCCCGATTGTTCGGGGTTGGGTGTGGAGTGGGTTTTCGACGAG is a genomic window of Candidatus Binatia bacterium containing:
- a CDS encoding TonB-dependent receptor: MRGFLASTILLLALPALAGAVDPQDSASRRESIEENIETIEVTGPRMIRLPDLTAFASIIEITTEVEEMKTLADVLEDAVGVQVRRYGGLGDFSTVSIRGSSPSQVRIYMDGIPLTRARSETVNLADLPLDPLEAIEVFRGTTPLAFSAASLGGTVNLLTREPGKKSTFSTLVGGGSFGTRKANATASGSFGDWGALITGSYLGSEGDFPFPDNNGTPLNPFDDETTRRKNNDFNSGDLLLKATYDGLSIGQLSLLSEFFFNEQGVPGIGSHQSDSVRLKDLRSLNYLRLDAPDLAGSGFDLRTTGYFVYEKEGLSDPFGEVAGSRLETDNQTLSSGLQFFATRRVDIHDLGARVDLSGETFSPDNKLQPDASDDRQSRLHMNLAIGDTLGFFSDRLLLDVQLRYEFIRNFFAGSVPGFGPYSQPSDADTFNLFTPQLGVAFQILPGLDARANIGHYGRVPSFIELFGQRGSITGNPSLRPEEGLQTDFGLAWSLYDLAFLDQLAFESAVFFSDIDDLIVLVRTAQDRSVPQNVGRAKTLGAEIAMRATLFEKLRLTLNYTYQDARDRSGATGIDGNQLPGRPRDDLYFRSSYRWRDWEPFYELNFIGSNYLKRANRPEDLVASRLLHSLGIAWTLPWTPLTATFEVRNLSDNQTEDVSGFPLPGRTFLGTVNWSWESSD